A segment of the Cytophagia bacterium CHB2 genome:
CAAAATTTTCCGCGGGCTCGCGGTTTACTGGATGCGCGTGCCCGCGTCACTGTCCGACACGCAATGCGGTTTCAAGATTTATCGCGGTGAGGTCGCGCGCGAATTGTTCGGCCATTGCCGGACCAATGGATTCATGTTCGATATTGAAATCATTTTACGCGCCCGGCGCAAAGGCTACCGCATCAAAGAGTTTCCGGTGGAATGGACATGCGACCGCGACAGCCGTTTATCCTTCACGCGCAGCCCGAAACAAATTATCCGTGAGTTGAAAACCATCAAGCAAACTCTACAAAAAGAACACGCCTGAGGCGCATCACGCCGATGATGAAGCTCCGCCGAATTGCATAAAGTTTTCTTGGCCCTGCTCTTCTGTTGCAGCGATGATTGCACGGGTTTCAACGTGTTGCGCACAAAAGTCTGCAATCTCTTCGAACGTCATGATCATGAAAGCCGTTGAAATCGCATCAGAAACCGCCGCCGCCGGCGTGATCGCCCACGCTGCGCGTTTAACCGCAAGCGGCCGGCCGGAGCGAGGATCGATAATATGCTGGCCTTTTTGCAAACCCGATCCGCTCACGGCTCGATTGCAAAGATGAAGCGTCATCGGCGGCTGTTCCGAACGCATGGGATTGCTGATGCTCAACGGCCAGCCTGCGGTTTCCGGCGGCGCGCCGAGCGCATAAACCGAACTGCGGCCGCCGTGCAGCAAAGCGATTTCGATCTCCCACTCGCGCAATAGATTCGCCATCACATCAACAGCGTAACCTTTGCCAATGGCGCCCAGATCGAGATGAACCGGACTCGCTAGCAGGGTGACCGTATGCTCTAATTCATCCA
Coding sequences within it:
- a CDS encoding FAD:protein FMN transferase; this translates as MAQSSQHIDLITKPEGAIPNLHRFAHKAMATIYEIFIINDDATYARQAAHEAFHELDRLEEELSRFRANSDITRINNLAAHTPLCLSLDTFECLQLARRISQETKGAFDVTVGPLLKCWLNPDKTLRTPEAKELEDARRNVGMHLLKLDELEHTVTLLASPVHLDLGAIGKGYAVDVMANLLREWEIEIALLHGGRSSVYALGAPPETAGWPLSISNPMRSEQPPMTLHLCNRAVSGSGLQKGQHIIDPRSGRPLAVKRAAWAITPAAAVSDAISTAFMIMTFEEIADFCAQHVETRAIIAATEEQGQENFMQFGGASSSA